One Halostella limicola genomic window carries:
- a CDS encoding TIGR03557 family F420-dependent LLM class oxidoreductase — MVSVDYMAHQEQYSPSRLLDFAELAEGAGFDLVWTSDHFHPWFHTDAEAGHAWSWMGAAGERVDVDLGTCVTPATGHYHPGVMAQAFATLQEMNDDRVVLGLSTGEAMNETPLGYDWPEYEERRDRLEETLEIVRALWEEDGFVSYDGDRFQLNDAKLYTEPDRDPEIHVAANGPSTARLAARHADGFITVKKGEEYTDRLYPAVRRYAEEEGNDPDAIETTLLVIASYDEDYERAVESTRPWWATTQDVFDRALANPMEIEQEGEKATREQVEEKFLIADSPADLAAELERFAEMGFDRIAVANTSPDPERFFEVMGDEVVPTL, encoded by the coding sequence ATGGTCAGTGTCGACTACATGGCACACCAGGAGCAGTACAGCCCCAGCAGACTCCTCGACTTCGCCGAGCTCGCGGAGGGGGCCGGTTTCGACCTCGTCTGGACCTCAGACCACTTCCACCCGTGGTTCCACACTGACGCCGAGGCCGGGCACGCGTGGTCGTGGATGGGCGCGGCGGGCGAGCGCGTCGACGTCGATCTCGGCACCTGCGTGACGCCCGCGACGGGACACTACCACCCGGGCGTGATGGCGCAGGCGTTCGCGACGCTGCAGGAGATGAACGACGACCGCGTGGTCCTCGGGCTCTCCACCGGCGAGGCGATGAACGAGACGCCGCTGGGCTACGACTGGCCGGAGTACGAGGAGCGCCGCGACCGGCTGGAGGAGACGCTGGAGATCGTCCGCGCGCTGTGGGAGGAGGACGGCTTCGTCAGTTACGACGGCGACCGCTTCCAGCTGAACGACGCGAAGCTGTACACCGAGCCCGACCGGGACCCGGAGATCCACGTCGCCGCGAACGGCCCGAGCACCGCCCGGCTCGCCGCCCGCCACGCGGACGGGTTCATCACCGTGAAGAAGGGCGAGGAGTACACCGACCGACTGTACCCGGCGGTGCGGCGCTACGCCGAGGAGGAGGGCAACGACCCCGACGCCATCGAGACGACGCTGCTGGTCATCGCCTCCTACGACGAGGACTACGAGCGCGCCGTCGAGAGCACGCGCCCCTGGTGGGCGACCACACAGGACGTGTTCGACCGCGCGCTGGCGAACCCGATGGAGATAGAGCAGGAGGGCGAGAAGGCCACCCGCGAGCAGGTCGAGGAGAAGTTCCTCATCGCCGACTCGCCGGCGGACCTCGCCGCGGAGCTGGAGCGGTTCGCCGAGATGGGGTTCGACCGCATCGCCGTCGCCAACACCAGCCCCGACCCCGAGCGGTTCTTCGAGGTGATGGGCGACGAGGTCGTCCCGACGCTGTGA
- a CDS encoding thiamine pyrophosphate-binding protein yields the protein MPELTGGEIIARYLEKEGVEYLVGIPGHGSTNLLDAFNDSEVDVIQPRHEQGAAHLADGYARASGDPLAVFTSIGPGATNTVTGVATAYVDSIPMVVFTGAPQTHEYGEGILQEIDRQKPGDFPSVMEPITKQSFVVDDVERLPRILRRAFQMALEGRPGPVHVDVPMDVQGNAADVELPDPTTSRSHSRPGGDPEHVEEAADLIADAERPVIVPGGGTMLSEAWDEVQELAEHLKAPVIPTFQAKGIIPEDHDLFVGYAGWIGSSAGNELASNADVVLAIGCRFSDLHTSSFEPGVSFEIPPSKLVHVDIDPSEIGKNYPVEVGIQGDAKVVTRQIRDAVADRVDEVSTEDNEYYDEIQRLWAEWEERVEARHTDDVPMSISRVLAGLRDVMDRDGMVVSSAGQPQETTNPEFPVYEPRTNISCGGFSTMGFGVSAAIGAKLAEPDRQVVDVEGDGSFMMNNQEVACAVEHDVDVTYLIVNNHGWKSIRNLQWDKYGEDRILNTEFDEETDVDFMALADAFNLGYAERVVKPENLSGALQGALDHDGPAMVEAIVEPDNPDSGAIITGEWDLADLEK from the coding sequence ATGCCTGAACTCACCGGTGGCGAGATCATCGCCAGATACCTCGAAAAGGAGGGCGTAGAGTACCTCGTGGGCATTCCGGGCCACGGGAGCACGAACCTGTTGGACGCGTTCAACGACTCCGAGGTCGACGTGATCCAGCCCCGCCACGAGCAGGGCGCGGCCCACCTCGCGGACGGCTATGCCCGCGCCAGCGGCGACCCGCTCGCGGTGTTCACGTCGATCGGGCCGGGCGCGACCAACACCGTCACGGGCGTGGCGACGGCGTACGTCGACTCCATCCCGATGGTCGTGTTCACGGGCGCGCCACAGACCCACGAGTACGGCGAGGGGATCCTCCAGGAGATCGACCGGCAGAAGCCGGGCGACTTCCCCAGCGTGATGGAGCCGATCACGAAGCAGTCGTTCGTCGTCGACGACGTCGAGCGCCTGCCGCGGATCCTCCGCCGGGCGTTCCAGATGGCGCTGGAGGGCCGTCCGGGCCCCGTCCACGTCGACGTGCCGATGGACGTGCAGGGCAACGCCGCGGACGTCGAACTCCCGGACCCGACCACCTCGCGCTCGCACAGCCGCCCCGGTGGCGACCCCGAACACGTGGAGGAGGCCGCCGACCTGATCGCCGACGCAGAGCGCCCCGTGATCGTCCCCGGCGGCGGGACGATGCTCTCGGAGGCCTGGGACGAGGTACAGGAGCTCGCGGAGCACCTGAAAGCGCCCGTCATCCCGACGTTCCAGGCGAAGGGGATCATCCCGGAGGACCACGACCTGTTCGTCGGCTACGCGGGCTGGATCGGCTCCTCGGCGGGCAACGAACTCGCCAGCAACGCGGACGTGGTGCTGGCGATCGGCTGTCGGTTCTCCGACCTGCACACCTCCTCGTTCGAGCCCGGCGTGAGCTTCGAGATCCCGCCGTCGAAGCTCGTCCACGTCGACATCGACCCGAGCGAGATCGGGAAGAACTACCCCGTCGAGGTCGGCATCCAGGGCGACGCGAAGGTCGTCACGCGCCAGATCCGCGACGCCGTCGCCGACCGCGTCGACGAGGTGTCGACCGAGGACAACGAGTACTACGACGAGATCCAGCGCCTCTGGGCCGAGTGGGAGGAGCGCGTCGAGGCGCGCCACACCGACGACGTGCCGATGTCCATCTCGCGGGTGCTCGCCGGGCTCCGGGACGTGATGGACCGCGACGGGATGGTCGTCTCGTCGGCGGGCCAGCCCCAGGAGACGACCAACCCCGAGTTCCCGGTGTACGAGCCGCGGACGAACATCTCCTGTGGCGGCTTCTCGACGATGGGCTTCGGCGTCTCGGCCGCCATCGGCGCGAAGCTCGCCGAACCCGACCGGCAGGTCGTCGACGTCGAGGGCGACGGGAGCTTCATGATGAACAACCAGGAGGTCGCCTGCGCCGTCGAGCACGACGTCGACGTCACCTACCTGATCGTCAACAACCACGGCTGGAAGTCCATCCGTAACCTCCAGTGGGACAAGTACGGCGAGGACCGCATCCTCAACACGGAGTTCGACGAGGAGACGGACGTCGACTTCATGGCGCTGGCCGACGCGTTCAACCTCGGCTACGCCGAGCGCGTCGTCAAGCCGGAGAACCTGAGCGGCGCGCTGCAGGGCGCGCTCGACCACGACGGCCCCGCAATGGTGGAGGCGATCGTCGAGCCTGACAACCCCGACTCCGGCGCGATCATCACCGGCGAGTGGGACCTCGCCGACCTCGAGAAGTAA
- a CDS encoding C-terminal binding protein gives MSGESASDSTDASEPRVVGLTAASDYDLAVEREVFDGTDVDLRAVDVATSDDLADAFRDVDAVIDRLHVAPYTPEVIDELERCRVIARCGIGVDGVAHEYAASRGIHVVNVPDYCLDEVADHALALLLALRRNIHGYDAAMKRGRWERRPVELHRLRGSTLGLVGFGAIARRVAERARAFGMDIVASDPYVDREEMADAGVEKVGLNDALARSDAVSAHAPLTDETRGTFDADAFARMRSDAHFLNVARGGLVVEDDLLAALESGEIAGAGLDVFADEPADQDAGAAAFDHPLAEREDVVLTPHVAWYSEEADAERRRTAARDVRRVLAGESPQNGVNDPVDAAEVDR, from the coding sequence ATGAGCGGCGAGAGCGCGAGCGATAGCACCGACGCCAGCGAACCGCGCGTGGTCGGCCTGACGGCCGCGAGCGACTACGACCTCGCCGTCGAGCGCGAGGTCTTCGACGGGACGGACGTCGACCTCCGGGCGGTCGACGTGGCGACGAGCGACGACCTCGCGGACGCCTTTCGCGACGTCGACGCCGTCATCGACCGCCTGCACGTCGCGCCCTACACCCCCGAGGTGATCGACGAACTGGAGCGGTGTCGGGTGATCGCGCGCTGCGGCATCGGGGTCGACGGCGTCGCCCACGAGTACGCCGCGAGTCGAGGGATCCACGTCGTCAACGTCCCCGACTACTGCCTCGACGAGGTCGCGGACCACGCGCTCGCGCTGCTGCTCGCGCTGCGGCGGAACATCCACGGCTACGACGCGGCGATGAAGCGGGGTCGGTGGGAGCGCCGCCCAGTCGAACTGCACCGCCTGCGCGGGTCGACGCTCGGCCTCGTCGGCTTCGGCGCCATCGCCCGCCGGGTGGCCGAGCGCGCCCGGGCGTTCGGGATGGACATCGTCGCCAGCGATCCCTACGTGGACCGCGAGGAGATGGCCGACGCGGGGGTCGAGAAGGTCGGCCTGAACGACGCGCTGGCGCGCAGCGACGCGGTCTCGGCGCACGCGCCGCTCACCGATGAGACGCGGGGGACGTTCGACGCGGACGCCTTCGCCCGCATGCGGTCGGACGCTCACTTCCTCAACGTCGCCCGGGGCGGCCTCGTCGTCGAGGACGACCTGCTGGCGGCGTTGGAGTCGGGAGAGATAGCGGGCGCCGGGCTCGACGTGTTCGCCGACGAACCCGCCGATCAGGACGCGGGCGCGGCGGCGTTCGACCACCCGCTGGCCGAGCGCGAGGACGTAGTGCTGACGCCGCACGTCGCGTGGTACTCGGAAGAAGCCGACGCGGAGCGACGGCGGACCGCGGCGCGCGACGTCCGCCGCGTGCTGGCCGGCGAGTCGCCGCAAAACGGGGTGAACGATCCGGTCGACGCCGCCGAAGTCGACCGGTGA
- a CDS encoding MFS transporter: protein MTADDANAGGARGTRLWWTLVIFLFVGIDGVGFQMRGALLPSLEESFRVSPGLLGLVATAGTVGFVAAVLTTGAAAGRVDVRKAMLASAALVGVCVFAMGLAPAFVAYLGALLVRGIATGPFRTLDRAALSHLYPADRAKAFNRYALVWAVGATLGPVLVSGAVALGNWRYAYFGLAFAFLPVVAILWRLELPDSVETERPLTLADVRSVLHRPAVAGMCAALVITGGIEGSLFTWLPYFAARRLDDGTASLVLSAFLLAYVPARLFYSVVVDRLRSIDLVLALGVLSLPTLYATVYLASGRWLFVAVFALGFLISGIFPTLSAFAVDAAPEFSGPINALATSASYGGIATVPALVGLYADRYDIRAALGLLLLGLVAFVGVTAATRRSTGPDPAPAAAGD, encoded by the coding sequence GTGACAGCTGACGACGCGAACGCGGGGGGAGCGCGCGGAACCAGGCTGTGGTGGACGCTCGTCATCTTCCTGTTCGTCGGGATCGACGGCGTAGGGTTCCAGATGCGCGGCGCCTTGCTGCCGAGCCTCGAGGAGAGCTTTCGGGTGTCGCCGGGGCTGCTCGGCCTCGTCGCCACCGCGGGCACCGTCGGGTTCGTCGCGGCCGTGCTGACGACCGGCGCGGCGGCCGGCCGCGTGGACGTCCGGAAGGCGATGCTCGCGAGCGCCGCGCTCGTCGGGGTATGCGTGTTCGCGATGGGGCTCGCGCCCGCCTTCGTCGCCTACCTCGGCGCGCTGCTCGTCCGCGGCATCGCCACCGGCCCGTTCCGGACGCTGGACCGGGCCGCACTGAGCCACCTCTACCCCGCCGACCGTGCGAAGGCGTTCAACCGCTACGCGCTCGTGTGGGCCGTCGGCGCGACGCTCGGGCCGGTGCTGGTCTCCGGCGCGGTCGCGCTCGGCAACTGGCGGTACGCCTACTTCGGACTGGCGTTCGCCTTCCTCCCCGTCGTGGCGATCCTGTGGCGGCTCGAACTCCCGGACTCGGTCGAGACCGAGCGCCCGCTCACGCTGGCGGACGTGCGCTCAGTGCTGCACCGGCCAGCGGTCGCCGGGATGTGTGCCGCGCTCGTCATCACCGGCGGCATCGAGGGGAGCCTGTTCACGTGGCTCCCGTACTTCGCGGCCCGGCGACTCGACGACGGGACGGCGTCGCTCGTCCTCTCGGCGTTCCTCCTCGCGTACGTCCCCGCCCGCCTGTTCTACAGCGTGGTCGTCGACCGCCTGCGCTCCATCGACCTCGTCCTCGCGCTGGGCGTCCTCTCGCTCCCGACGCTGTACGCGACGGTGTACCTCGCGTCGGGGCGGTGGCTGTTCGTCGCCGTCTTCGCGCTCGGCTTTCTGATCTCCGGCATCTTCCCGACGCTGTCGGCGTTCGCCGTCGACGCCGCGCCGGAGTTCAGCGGCCCCATTAACGCGCTCGCCACCAGCGCCTCCTACGGCGGCATCGCGACGGTGCCCGCGCTCGTCGGTCTCTACGCCGACCGGTACGACATCCGCGCCGCGCTCGGTCTGCTCCTCCTCGGTCTGGTCGCGTTCGTCGGCGTGACGGCGGCGACCCGCCGCTCGACCGGCCCCGACCCCGCTCCCGCCGCGGCGGGCGACTGA
- a CDS encoding SDR family NAD(P)-dependent oxidoreductase yields the protein MGSVSYDFGGETVVVTGGSSGIGRAIALRFGAAGAAVVNADLRAAPKDEGTEEPTHEKIRDEGGEAAFVECDVTDTDAVRAAVDRARDFGGVDVMVNNAGLFERAPLEAVTRESFDRLHDVNAGGVFFGCQAAAEAMRERGEGGVIVNTASISSTHAQEDQIPYDATKGAIKMITRGAALELAGDDVRVNAVAPGHIATEFGSGAERKKVAVKAGDLTKPVPLGRAGVPEDIAGAVLFLASEEADYVTGELLYVDGGWQAF from the coding sequence ATGGGCAGCGTTAGCTACGACTTCGGCGGGGAGACGGTCGTCGTCACCGGCGGCAGTTCCGGCATCGGGAGAGCGATCGCGCTCCGGTTCGGCGCGGCGGGCGCGGCCGTCGTCAACGCCGACCTGCGGGCGGCCCCGAAAGACGAGGGGACGGAGGAACCGACGCACGAGAAGATCCGGGACGAGGGCGGGGAGGCGGCGTTCGTCGAGTGCGACGTGACGGACACCGACGCCGTCCGCGCGGCCGTCGACCGCGCCCGCGACTTCGGGGGCGTCGACGTGATGGTGAACAACGCCGGCCTGTTCGAGCGCGCGCCGCTGGAGGCGGTGACGCGGGAGTCGTTCGATCGGCTCCACGACGTGAACGCGGGCGGCGTCTTCTTCGGATGTCAGGCGGCCGCCGAGGCCATGCGAGAGCGAGGGGAGGGCGGCGTGATAGTCAACACCGCCTCGATCAGTTCGACGCACGCGCAGGAGGACCAGATCCCCTACGACGCGACGAAGGGGGCGATCAAGATGATCACTCGCGGCGCGGCGCTCGAACTCGCCGGCGACGACGTCCGGGTCAACGCCGTCGCGCCGGGTCACATCGCGACCGAGTTCGGGTCGGGCGCGGAGCGCAAGAAGGTGGCCGTGAAGGCCGGCGACCTGACGAAGCCCGTGCCGCTCGGGCGCGCGGGCGTCCCGGAGGACATCGCGGGCGCGGTGCTGTTTCTCGCCAGCGAGGAGGCCGACTACGTGACGGGCGAACTGCTGTACGTCGACGGCGGGTGGCAGGCGTTCTGA
- a CDS encoding site-2 protease family protein, producing MRNFTVARIWGIPIRINVSLLVFLPVLAWLIGSGGQISAYEGFIEGLTGVGFDPGVLEAGSNPWIIGVAAGVGLFVSVLLHELGHSWVALRYGLSIESITLWILGGLAALSEIPREWDREFRIAIAGPITSVLVAGASYAALFATPSSLPVVRFVFGWLAITNVALAVFNMLPAFPMDGGRILRALLARNRPYLSATRIAARIGVVFAVLFAVVGVLAFDVIMLLLAFFIYGAATTESRSVMMDELLDGLAVRDVMSGDQEPISAGSSVADLTGRMFRDRRTVYPVSDGGTVVGVVTLGDLRSVAEGDRESTTVGSVAREVPRVDANADAFEALASFDRSREGHALVEEHGSVVGVLTREDYGRVLALRREVGPAVLTRHAQ from the coding sequence ATGCGAAACTTCACCGTCGCTCGGATCTGGGGGATCCCGATCCGGATCAACGTGTCGCTGCTCGTCTTTCTCCCCGTGCTGGCGTGGCTCATCGGGAGCGGCGGGCAGATATCCGCCTACGAGGGGTTCATCGAGGGACTGACCGGCGTCGGGTTCGACCCCGGCGTCCTCGAAGCGGGGTCGAACCCCTGGATCATCGGCGTCGCGGCGGGGGTCGGCCTGTTCGTGAGCGTCCTGCTGCACGAACTCGGTCACTCGTGGGTGGCGCTGCGGTACGGCCTCTCCATCGAGTCGATCACGCTGTGGATCCTCGGAGGCCTGGCCGCACTCAGCGAGATCCCGCGCGAGTGGGACCGCGAGTTCCGGATCGCCATCGCCGGCCCGATCACGAGCGTCCTCGTCGCCGGTGCGAGCTATGCTGCCCTGTTCGCGACGCCGTCGTCGCTGCCGGTCGTCAGGTTCGTCTTCGGGTGGCTCGCGATCACGAACGTCGCGCTCGCCGTCTTCAACATGCTGCCGGCGTTCCCGATGGACGGCGGCCGCATCCTCCGGGCCCTGCTGGCCCGCAACCGCCCGTACCTGAGCGCGACGCGCATCGCCGCGCGCATCGGGGTCGTCTTCGCCGTCCTGTTCGCCGTCGTCGGCGTGCTGGCGTTCGACGTGATCATGCTGCTGCTGGCCTTCTTCATCTACGGCGCCGCGACGACCGAGTCGCGGTCGGTGATGATGGACGAACTGCTCGACGGCCTCGCGGTGCGCGACGTGATGTCCGGCGACCAGGAACCGATTTCGGCCGGGTCGTCCGTCGCGGACCTGACCGGTCGCATGTTCCGGGACCGCCGGACCGTCTACCCCGTGAGCGACGGCGGAACGGTCGTCGGCGTCGTGACGCTGGGCGACCTCCGCTCCGTCGCCGAGGGCGACCGCGAGTCGACGACCGTCGGCTCCGTGGCGCGCGAGGTGCCGCGCGTCGACGCGAACGCCGACGCCTTCGAGGCGCTGGCGTCGTTCGACCGGAGCCGCGAGGGGCACGCGCTCGTCGAGGAACACGGGTCCGTCGTCGGCGTCCTCACGCGCGAGGACTACGGCCGCGTGCTCGCGCTCCGCCGGGAAGTCGGCCCCGCGGTGCTGACCCGACACGCGCAGTGA
- the mutS gene encoding DNA mismatch repair protein MutS translates to MTEATGIVGEFLSLKEGTDADLLAMQCGDFYEFFAEDAETVSDELDLKVSQKSSHGSSYPMAGVPLDDLTPYLKALVERGYRVAVADQYETDDGHAREITRVVTPGTLLETTSADAQYLAAVVAEGDGYGLAFADVTTGRFLVTAVDGDDATGQALTELYRFDPAEVLPGPNVRNDDDFLAAVRERVDAAVTLHDAAAFAPGRARHATREQFGAETLDSVGVEEESPAVRAAGAVLSYVEETGTGVMASMTRLQPYHGDDHVELDATTQRNLELTETMQGGRSGSLFATVDHTVTSPGGRLLKEWIQRPRRAIEVLERRQESVAALTRAVMAREALRETLGDAYDLERLASKASSETADATDLLRVRDTLGMLPDLVDAVQNDPELAESPLTEIVTRPDRAAAADLRNTLDEALAEDPPSTVTQGGLLTRGYDEELDEVIARHEELQEWFDTLEGRVKSKHGLTHVTVDRNKTDGYYVQVGKSEADQVPEGFENVKTLKNSERFVTDELEEKEREILRLEERRGELEYELFKQLRREVADRAELLQDVGRTVATVDALASLATHAVNNDWTRPTLHRGDALRIEQGRHPVVEQTTEFVPNDAELDDDRGFLVVTGPNMSGKSTYMRQVALITLLAQIGSFVPAREAEIGLVDGIYTRVGALDELAQGRSTFMVEMQELSNILHSATEDSLVILDEVGRGTATYDGISIAWAATEYLHNEVRAKTLFATHYHELTTLADHLDRVANVHVAADETDGDVTFLRTIRDGPTDRSYGIHVADLAGVPDPVVDRSRDVLERLREEKAIEAKGDASGDSEPKQVVFDVGSGQMKTATADGGAAGADASGAGADGGDTGDALDPETEAVLDDLADVDVDETPPVELLAKVQKWQERLDD, encoded by the coding sequence ATGACAGAGGCGACGGGGATCGTCGGCGAGTTCCTCTCCCTGAAGGAGGGGACCGACGCCGACCTGCTGGCGATGCAGTGCGGGGACTTCTACGAGTTCTTCGCGGAGGACGCCGAGACGGTCAGCGACGAACTCGACCTGAAGGTGTCCCAGAAGTCCTCCCACGGGTCGTCGTACCCGATGGCCGGCGTCCCCCTCGACGACCTGACGCCGTACCTGAAGGCGCTGGTCGAGCGCGGCTACCGCGTCGCCGTCGCCGACCAGTACGAGACCGACGACGGCCACGCCCGCGAGATCACGCGGGTCGTCACCCCCGGGACGCTGCTGGAGACGACCTCGGCCGACGCCCAGTACCTCGCGGCCGTCGTCGCCGAGGGCGACGGCTACGGCCTCGCGTTCGCCGACGTGACGACCGGCCGCTTCCTCGTCACCGCCGTCGACGGCGACGACGCGACCGGGCAGGCGCTGACGGAGCTGTACCGGTTCGACCCGGCGGAGGTCCTGCCCGGCCCCAACGTGCGCAACGACGACGACTTCCTCGCGGCCGTCCGCGAGCGGGTCGACGCCGCGGTGACGCTCCACGACGCCGCCGCGTTCGCGCCGGGGCGGGCGCGCCACGCGACCCGCGAGCAGTTCGGCGCTGAGACGCTCGACAGCGTCGGCGTCGAGGAGGAGAGCCCGGCCGTGCGCGCCGCCGGGGCCGTCCTCTCGTACGTCGAGGAGACGGGGACGGGCGTGATGGCGTCGATGACGCGCCTGCAGCCGTACCACGGCGACGACCACGTCGAACTCGACGCGACGACCCAGCGCAACCTCGAACTCACGGAGACGATGCAGGGCGGCCGATCGGGGTCGCTGTTCGCCACGGTCGACCACACGGTGACGAGTCCCGGCGGCCGCCTGCTGAAGGAGTGGATCCAGCGCCCCCGGCGGGCGATCGAGGTGCTGGAGCGCCGGCAGGAGAGCGTCGCCGCGCTGACCCGCGCCGTGATGGCCCGCGAGGCGCTCCGCGAGACGCTCGGCGACGCGTACGACCTCGAACGCCTCGCGTCGAAGGCGAGTTCGGAGACGGCCGACGCGACCGACCTGCTCCGGGTCCGGGACACGCTGGGGATGCTCCCCGATCTGGTCGACGCCGTCCAGAACGACCCCGAACTGGCCGAGTCGCCGCTGACCGAGATCGTCACGCGCCCGGACCGCGCGGCGGCGGCCGACCTCCGGAACACGCTTGACGAGGCGCTCGCCGAGGACCCGCCGTCGACCGTCACGCAGGGCGGCCTCCTCACCCGCGGGTACGACGAGGAGCTCGACGAGGTGATCGCCCGCCACGAGGAGCTACAGGAGTGGTTCGACACGCTCGAGGGCCGCGTGAAGTCGAAGCACGGCCTCACCCACGTCACCGTCGACCGGAATAAGACCGACGGCTACTACGTGCAGGTCGGCAAGAGCGAGGCCGACCAGGTGCCGGAGGGCTTCGAGAACGTGAAGACGCTGAAGAACTCGGAGCGGTTCGTCACCGACGAACTGGAGGAGAAGGAGCGCGAGATCCTCCGGCTGGAGGAACGGCGCGGCGAACTGGAGTACGAGCTGTTCAAGCAGCTCCGCCGCGAGGTCGCCGACCGCGCCGAACTCCTGCAGGACGTCGGCCGGACGGTGGCGACGGTGGACGCGCTGGCGAGCCTCGCGACCCACGCAGTCAACAACGACTGGACGCGCCCGACGCTCCACAGGGGCGACGCCCTGCGGATCGAGCAGGGCCGCCACCCCGTCGTCGAGCAGACCACCGAGTTCGTCCCCAACGACGCCGAACTCGACGACGACCGCGGCTTCCTGGTCGTGACCGGGCCGAACATGAGCGGGAAGTCGACGTACATGCGGCAGGTGGCGCTGATCACCCTGCTCGCGCAGATCGGGAGCTTCGTCCCCGCCCGCGAGGCCGAGATCGGACTCGTCGACGGCATCTACACCCGCGTCGGCGCGCTCGACGAACTCGCGCAGGGCCGCTCGACGTTCATGGTCGAGATGCAGGAGCTCTCGAACATCCTCCACTCCGCCACCGAGGACTCGCTGGTGATCCTGGACGAGGTCGGCCGCGGGACGGCGACGTACGACGGCATCTCCATCGCGTGGGCCGCGACGGAGTACCTGCACAACGAGGTGCGGGCGAAGACCCTGTTCGCGACCCACTACCACGAGCTGACGACGCTCGCGGACCACCTCGACCGCGTCGCCAACGTCCACGTCGCCGCTGACGAGACCGACGGCGACGTTACCTTCCTGCGGACGATCCGTGACGGCCCGACCGACCGCTCCTACGGCATCCACGTCGCGGACCTCGCCGGCGTGCCGGACCCCGTCGTCGACCGCTCGCGGGACGTGCTCGAACGCCTCCGCGAGGAGAAAGCCATCGAGGCGAAAGGCGACGCGAGCGGCGACAGCGAACCGAAGCAGGTCGTCTTCGACGTCGGCAGCGGGCAGATGAAGACGGCGACGGCCGACGGCGGGGCGGCGGGCGCCGACGCTTCGGGTGCGGGCGCCGACGGCGGCGATACCGGCGACGCGCTCGACCCCGAAACCGAAGCCGTGCTCGACGACCTCGCGGACGTCGACGTCGACGAGACGCCGCCCGTCGAACTGCTGGCGAAGGTCCAGAAGTGGCAGGAGCGACTGGACGACTGA